A window of Silurus meridionalis isolate SWU-2019-XX chromosome 28, ASM1480568v1, whole genome shotgun sequence contains these coding sequences:
- the helt gene encoding hairy and enhancer of split-related protein helt — translation MMASKMKERKRTPVSHKVIEKRRRDRINRCLNELGKTVPMALAKQNCGKLEKAEILEMTVQYLRALHSADFPRGRDKGELLSEFANYFHYGYHECMKNLVHYLTTVERTETKDNKYARILAFLQSKVVSEPVFGSRYESVFTSPEPVDFLCQLRSPPECHQNPSEPVFQQSHSGHLSWHGSALSYPQQHGLDHHHYMNFMSHSHSLHTAPHVAL, via the exons ATGATGGCTTCAAAGATGAAGGAACGCAAG AGAACTCCGGTCTCACACAAGGTGAtcgagaagaggaggagagatcGCATCAACAGATGTCTGAACGAGCTCGGCAAAACCGTCCCCATGGCCCTGGCCAAACAG AATTGTGGCAAGCTGGAGAAAGCAGAGATTTTGGAGATGACTGTACAATACCTGCGTGCTCTGCACTCAGCAGACTTTCCTCGAGGAAGAGATAAAG GTGAACTCCTGAGCGAATTCGCGAACTATTTCCATTACGGCTATCACGAGTGCATGAAGAACCTGGTGCACTACTTGACCACGGTGGAAAGAACAGAAACCAAAGACAACAAGTACGCACGCATCCTGGCCTTCCTGCAGTCCAAGGTGGTCTCGGAACCCGTGTTCGGGTCACGCTACGAGTCTGTTTTTACCTCGCCGGAACCTGTAGACTTCCTGTGTCAGCTGCGTTCTCCACCCGAGTGCCACCAGAACCCCAGCGAGCCCGTGTTCCAGCAGAGCCACAGCGGGCATTTATCCTGGCACGGCTCTGCGCTCTCCTACCCTCAGCAGCACGGACTGGACCATCACCATTACATGAACTTCATGAGCCACTCACACAGTTTACACACGGCGCCCCACGTCGCGCTCTAG